The Aphis gossypii isolate Hap1 chromosome 3, ASM2018417v2, whole genome shotgun sequence genome includes a region encoding these proteins:
- the LOC114128838 gene encoding ATP-binding cassette sub-family C member 4-like isoform X1, giving the protein MRFRENFKFYCQLTYKIAFKEQARQKTYMDANNKEERPINPRSKANIFEIITFSWILKLVRKGLKKELDVIDLYTILDEDSSALLGSKLKTLWSKELGNSIKQNKKPSFLKALFQMFGSKLIIHGIYLAITDMVFSIIQTIFVGKIISHFELKNTKNQFHLVVYYAVGLIITCSLKAFSSNSYNMMSSHLAMKMRVATCDLVYNKALRLKPNSLETTTGRIINLMSNDVIRFDLTLVYLGYVFIGPMETIIVTYFLWKEVGVASILGVATFIIFIPLQVWLGSIVSNYRLKTANRTDARVSLMNEIITGIQVIKMYTWEHFFTKLIEFSRKKEINQITKTACIKSTLLSFSVFNTRLALFLSIFLYVILGNYITASKVFIITSYYNILRVSMAVTFPVGMGLIAELLVSIKRIEDFLLREEKDEQSILQMKTKNGYEKSRYNADSTVPNNISNQDETEQSSDFSIVISNVTAKWTDTQTDNTIENINLTVKPGHLTAIIGPVGAGKSSLIHAILRELSLSEGSILVHGVVSYASQQPWLFAGSVQRNILFGLPMDKKRYNKVLEVCALKTDIEQFPYGDRTIVGERGISLSGGQRARINLARAIYKEADIYLLDDPLSAVDTHVGKHLFSKCIKEYLKEKTCILITHQLQYLTNIEQIVLMENGKKIAEDSYKNLQESELNFTKMFGSPIETTMTSDNESITKSTRPNFRSQNSIYTRQLSVLSVTSTAEENNYNDVQVEVVEVVEPKEVAETSAYGNSGFSIYSSYFSAGGHNCKILLFLLICIFTQVLSSSGDYWITYWINLEEHVFLSNLQNKNNNSPLPSNPSNTLIPWTVSRKTCIIVFTVITLSIIISTLVRSALFVSVCTTSSTNLHHRMLKSIIRATMNFFNKNPSGRILNRFSKDIGSIDEMLPFVLMDVIQIGLFVIGILIIVGITNPYLILPTLIIVFIFFKIRNVYKTISQSIKRLEGVTRSPVFTHLNASLQGITTIRAFEAEQILSTEFSIHQDLHSSAWYLFISSNRAFGFWLDLTCLIYISIVTFCLLLISNDTYSGNIGLAITQSIGLIGLFQWGMRRSVELDNQMASVERVVEYTALPQEPALESPQYKKPPKKWPDKGRITFNNFFLRYDIGMPYVLSNLNITIEPMEKIGIVGRTGAGKSSLIGALFRLALNEGNITIDNFEIHELGLHELRSKLTFIPQEPVLFSGTIRNNLDLYDEYSDHEIWSVLNEVELKDVVDDLPNGLNSKMSDGGSNFSVGQRQLLCLARAILKNNKILVLDEVTANVDHRTDALIQNTIKNKFRMCTVLTIAHRLNTVMDSDKILVMDGGTVVEFDHPFRLLKNPNGYFYKMVKQSDYNTARLLYKTVAENYKNIDIRRIKHQ; this is encoded by the exons ATGAGGTTTCGAGAGAACTTCAAGTTCTATTGTCAACTAACTTATAAGATAGCGTTTAAAGAACAAGCTCGACAGAAAACTT atatggATGCTAATAATAAAGAAGAGAGACCAATAAATCCAAGATCCAAAGCTAATATCTTTGAAATTATCACTTTcag ttggaTTTTAAAACTTGTTCGAAAAGGATTGAAAAAAGAATTAGATGTAAttgatttgtatacaattctaGATGAAGATTCGTCTGCTTTACTgggatcaaaattaaaaac attatGGAGTAAAGAGCTGGGAAACTCAATAAAGCAAAATAAGAAACCTAGTTTTTTGAAGGCACTGTTTCAAATGTTTGGGTCAAAACTAATTATTCACGGAATTTATTTAGCAATAACTGACATGGTATTTAg tataatccAAACGATTTTTGTGGGAAAAATAATCTCAcactttgaattaaaaaatacaaaaaaccaATTTCATCTTGTAGTCTATTATGCTgttggtttaataataacttgttcATTAAAAGCATTCAGTTCAAACAGTTACAATATGATGAGTTCACATTTAGCAATGAAAATGCGAGTAGCAACATGTGATCTTGTTTATAATAAg GCATTACGACTAAAACCCAATTCTCTCGAAACTACCACAGGCCGAATAATTAACTTGATGTCAAATGACGTGATCCGATTTGATTTAACACTTGTATATTTAGGTTATGTATTCATTGGTCCTATGGAAACCATTATAGTAACGTACTTCTTATGGAAAGAAGTAGGCGTGGCATCAATACTTGGTGTagcaacatttattatttttataccattgcaag TATGGTTGGGTTCAATTGTATCAAATTATCGACTGAAAACGGCTAATAGAACAGATGCCAGAGTAAGTTTaatgaatgaaataattactGGCATacaagtaattaaaatgtatacttgggaacatttttttaccaaactAATTGAATTTTCCAGAAA gaaagaaattaatcaaattactAAAACAGCGTGCATCAAatctacattattatcattttctgtGTTCAACACAAGACTTGctttgtttttaagtatttttctatATGTAATACTCGGAAACTATATAACTgcatcaaaa gtttttataataacatcgtattataatattttgagagTGTCTATGGCGGTTACTTTTCCAGTTGGAATGGGTTTGATTGCTGAATTACTAGTCTCGATCAAAAGAATCGAA GATTTTCTTTTACGAGAAGAAAAAGATGAACAATCGATACTCCAAATGAAAACCAAAAATGGTTATGAAAAATCAAGATATAACGCTGACAGTACAGtaccaaataatattagcAATCAAGACGAAACTGAACAATCAAGTGATTTTAGCATAGTTATTTCAAACGTTACTGCTAAGTGGACAGACACTCAAACTGATAatactatagaaaatataaatttaaccgTGAAACCTGGTCATTTGACTGCAATAATAGGTCCAGTAGGAGCCGGAAAA AGTTCGTTGATACATGCCATCTTGCGAGAATTATCACTGTCCGAAGGAAGTATTTTAGTACATGGTGTAGTGTCATACGCATCACAACAACCATGGTTATTTGCAGGTTCCGTTCAACGAAATATTCTATTTGGCTTACCAATGGATAAAAAACGTTACAATAAA GTTCTAGAAGTGTGTGCGTTAAAAACAGACATAGAGCAATTTCCATACGGCGATAGAACAATTGTGGGAGAAAGAGGAATTTCTCTTAGCGGTGGACAAAGAGCAAGAATAAATTTGGCGag agCTATATACAAAGAagcagatatttatttattggacGATCCTCTGTCAGCTGTTGACACTCATGTTGGCAAacacttattttcaaaatgtattaaag AGTACCTCAAAGAAAAAACATGTATCCTTATTACACATCAATTACAATACTTAACGAATATAGAACAAATAGTATTGAtggaaaat gGGAAAAAAATAGCAGAAGATTCGTACAAAAACCTTCAAGAATccgaattaaattttacaaaaatgtttgggTCTCCAATAGAAACTACAATGACGTCTGATAATGAATCCATTACGAAAAGTACAAGGCCAAATTTTCGAAGTCAAAACTCCATTTATACTCGACAATTGTCTGTATTGAGTGTTACGTCAACTGccgaagaaaataattataacgatgTTCAAGTAGAAGTTGTAGAAGTTGTTGAACCAAAAGAAGTAGCAGAAACTAGTGCTTATGGAAATTCTGGATTCAGCATCTACTCATCATATTTCTCTGCTGGTGGACACAATtgcaaaatactattatttttattgatatgtaTCTTTACTCAAGTACTATCTTCAAGTGGTGATTATTGGATAACTTActg gaTAAATTTAGAAGAACATGTTTTTCTAtcaaatttacaaaacaaaaataataatagtccaTTGCCAAGCAATCCATCTAATACATTAATTCCATGGACAGTATCTCGTAAAACATGTATTATCGTGTTTACTGTGATtacattatctattataatatccacATTAGTTAGATCAGCTTTATTTGTATCAGTATGCACAACATCTTCTACAAATCTACATCATCGTATGTTAAAGTCAATCATAAGAGCTACAatgaattttttcaataaaaatccaTCAG GACGAATACTTAATCGTTTTTCAAAAGATATAGGTTCTATTGATGAAATGTTACCCTTCGTATTGATGGATGTAAtacaa aTTGGATTGTTTGTGAttggaatattaataattgtaggaATAACGAATCCCTACCTTATTCTACCAACATTAATCatagtattcatatttttcaaaataagaaaTGTTTATAAGACAATATCACAAAGTATTAAACGTTTAGAAGGAGTCa cAAGAAGTCCCGTGTTTACTCATTTAAACGCATCACTTCAAGGAATAACAACTATAAGAGCATTTGAAGCTGAACAAATTCTTTCAACGGAGTTTTCTATCCATCAA GATTTACATTCTTCGgcttggtatttatttatttcttcaaaCAGAGCATTTGGATTTTGGTTGGATTTAACCtgccttatatatataagtatcgtGACCTTCTGTTTGTTACTCATTAGCAATG acACATATAGTGGAAATATTGGTCTTGCTATAACTCAGTCAATAGGACTAATTGGTTTGTTTCAATGGGGAATGAGACGATCGGTGGAGCTGGACAATCAAATGGCATCTGTTGAAAGAGTAGTCGAGTACACAGCTTTACCCCAAGAACCAGCACTAGAATCACCTCAAT ATAAAAAACCACCAAAGAAATGGCCTGACAAAGGccgaataacatttaataacttttttctaCGATATGACATAGGTATGCCTTATGTTTTAAGCAATCTCAACATAACTATTGAACCTAtggaaaaa atTGGAATTGTCGGTAGAACTGGTGCAGGTAAATCATCGTTAATTGGGGCTTTGTTTAGATTAGCTCTAAATGAAGGCAATATTACTATCgacaattttgaaatacatgAGTTGGGACTACATGAATTACGGTCCAAGCTTACTTTTATTCCTCAAGAACCAGTTTTATTTTCAGGAACCATACGCAATAATTTAGACTTGTATGATGAATATTCCGATCATGAAATTTGGAGtgtattaaatgaa gTAGAACTTAAGGATGTTGTGGATGATTTACCAAATGGTCTAAACTCGAAAATGTCCGATGGTGGATCAAACTTTAGTGTTGGTCAAAGACAATTACTATGTTTGGCTAGagcaattttgaaaaacaataaaattcttGTCTTGGATGAAGTAACAGCAAATGTTGATCATCG aacAGATGCATTAATCCAAAacacgattaaaaataaatttcgaaTGTGTACAGTATTAACAATTGCTCATCGTTTAAATACTGTAATGGACTCTGACAAGATACTTGTAATGGACGGTGGAACTGTAGTAGAATTTGATCATCCATTTAGATTGTTAAAAAACCCTAACggatatttctataaaatggtGAAACAAAGTGATTACAATACAGCGCGTTTGTTATACAAAACGGTTGCAGAG AACTACAAGAATATTGATATACGAAGAATAAAGCATCAATAA
- the LOC114128838 gene encoding probable multidrug resistance-associated protein lethal(2)03659 isoform X2: MDANNKEERPINPRSKANIFEIITFSWILKLVRKGLKKELDVIDLYTILDEDSSALLGSKLKTLWSKELGNSIKQNKKPSFLKALFQMFGSKLIIHGIYLAITDMVFSIIQTIFVGKIISHFELKNTKNQFHLVVYYAVGLIITCSLKAFSSNSYNMMSSHLAMKMRVATCDLVYNKALRLKPNSLETTTGRIINLMSNDVIRFDLTLVYLGYVFIGPMETIIVTYFLWKEVGVASILGVATFIIFIPLQVWLGSIVSNYRLKTANRTDARVSLMNEIITGIQVIKMYTWEHFFTKLIEFSRKKEINQITKTACIKSTLLSFSVFNTRLALFLSIFLYVILGNYITASKVFIITSYYNILRVSMAVTFPVGMGLIAELLVSIKRIEDFLLREEKDEQSILQMKTKNGYEKSRYNADSTVPNNISNQDETEQSSDFSIVISNVTAKWTDTQTDNTIENINLTVKPGHLTAIIGPVGAGKSSLIHAILRELSLSEGSILVHGVVSYASQQPWLFAGSVQRNILFGLPMDKKRYNKVLEVCALKTDIEQFPYGDRTIVGERGISLSGGQRARINLARAIYKEADIYLLDDPLSAVDTHVGKHLFSKCIKEYLKEKTCILITHQLQYLTNIEQIVLMENGKKIAEDSYKNLQESELNFTKMFGSPIETTMTSDNESITKSTRPNFRSQNSIYTRQLSVLSVTSTAEENNYNDVQVEVVEVVEPKEVAETSAYGNSGFSIYSSYFSAGGHNCKILLFLLICIFTQVLSSSGDYWITYWINLEEHVFLSNLQNKNNNSPLPSNPSNTLIPWTVSRKTCIIVFTVITLSIIISTLVRSALFVSVCTTSSTNLHHRMLKSIIRATMNFFNKNPSGRILNRFSKDIGSIDEMLPFVLMDVIQIGLFVIGILIIVGITNPYLILPTLIIVFIFFKIRNVYKTISQSIKRLEGVTRSPVFTHLNASLQGITTIRAFEAEQILSTEFSIHQDLHSSAWYLFISSNRAFGFWLDLTCLIYISIVTFCLLLISNDTYSGNIGLAITQSIGLIGLFQWGMRRSVELDNQMASVERVVEYTALPQEPALESPQYKKPPKKWPDKGRITFNNFFLRYDIGMPYVLSNLNITIEPMEKIGIVGRTGAGKSSLIGALFRLALNEGNITIDNFEIHELGLHELRSKLTFIPQEPVLFSGTIRNNLDLYDEYSDHEIWSVLNEVELKDVVDDLPNGLNSKMSDGGSNFSVGQRQLLCLARAILKNNKILVLDEVTANVDHRTDALIQNTIKNKFRMCTVLTIAHRLNTVMDSDKILVMDGGTVVEFDHPFRLLKNPNGYFYKMVKQSDYNTARLLYKTVAENYKNIDIRRIKHQ, encoded by the exons atggATGCTAATAATAAAGAAGAGAGACCAATAAATCCAAGATCCAAAGCTAATATCTTTGAAATTATCACTTTcag ttggaTTTTAAAACTTGTTCGAAAAGGATTGAAAAAAGAATTAGATGTAAttgatttgtatacaattctaGATGAAGATTCGTCTGCTTTACTgggatcaaaattaaaaac attatGGAGTAAAGAGCTGGGAAACTCAATAAAGCAAAATAAGAAACCTAGTTTTTTGAAGGCACTGTTTCAAATGTTTGGGTCAAAACTAATTATTCACGGAATTTATTTAGCAATAACTGACATGGTATTTAg tataatccAAACGATTTTTGTGGGAAAAATAATCTCAcactttgaattaaaaaatacaaaaaaccaATTTCATCTTGTAGTCTATTATGCTgttggtttaataataacttgttcATTAAAAGCATTCAGTTCAAACAGTTACAATATGATGAGTTCACATTTAGCAATGAAAATGCGAGTAGCAACATGTGATCTTGTTTATAATAAg GCATTACGACTAAAACCCAATTCTCTCGAAACTACCACAGGCCGAATAATTAACTTGATGTCAAATGACGTGATCCGATTTGATTTAACACTTGTATATTTAGGTTATGTATTCATTGGTCCTATGGAAACCATTATAGTAACGTACTTCTTATGGAAAGAAGTAGGCGTGGCATCAATACTTGGTGTagcaacatttattatttttataccattgcaag TATGGTTGGGTTCAATTGTATCAAATTATCGACTGAAAACGGCTAATAGAACAGATGCCAGAGTAAGTTTaatgaatgaaataattactGGCATacaagtaattaaaatgtatacttgggaacatttttttaccaaactAATTGAATTTTCCAGAAA gaaagaaattaatcaaattactAAAACAGCGTGCATCAAatctacattattatcattttctgtGTTCAACACAAGACTTGctttgtttttaagtatttttctatATGTAATACTCGGAAACTATATAACTgcatcaaaa gtttttataataacatcgtattataatattttgagagTGTCTATGGCGGTTACTTTTCCAGTTGGAATGGGTTTGATTGCTGAATTACTAGTCTCGATCAAAAGAATCGAA GATTTTCTTTTACGAGAAGAAAAAGATGAACAATCGATACTCCAAATGAAAACCAAAAATGGTTATGAAAAATCAAGATATAACGCTGACAGTACAGtaccaaataatattagcAATCAAGACGAAACTGAACAATCAAGTGATTTTAGCATAGTTATTTCAAACGTTACTGCTAAGTGGACAGACACTCAAACTGATAatactatagaaaatataaatttaaccgTGAAACCTGGTCATTTGACTGCAATAATAGGTCCAGTAGGAGCCGGAAAA AGTTCGTTGATACATGCCATCTTGCGAGAATTATCACTGTCCGAAGGAAGTATTTTAGTACATGGTGTAGTGTCATACGCATCACAACAACCATGGTTATTTGCAGGTTCCGTTCAACGAAATATTCTATTTGGCTTACCAATGGATAAAAAACGTTACAATAAA GTTCTAGAAGTGTGTGCGTTAAAAACAGACATAGAGCAATTTCCATACGGCGATAGAACAATTGTGGGAGAAAGAGGAATTTCTCTTAGCGGTGGACAAAGAGCAAGAATAAATTTGGCGag agCTATATACAAAGAagcagatatttatttattggacGATCCTCTGTCAGCTGTTGACACTCATGTTGGCAAacacttattttcaaaatgtattaaag AGTACCTCAAAGAAAAAACATGTATCCTTATTACACATCAATTACAATACTTAACGAATATAGAACAAATAGTATTGAtggaaaat gGGAAAAAAATAGCAGAAGATTCGTACAAAAACCTTCAAGAATccgaattaaattttacaaaaatgtttgggTCTCCAATAGAAACTACAATGACGTCTGATAATGAATCCATTACGAAAAGTACAAGGCCAAATTTTCGAAGTCAAAACTCCATTTATACTCGACAATTGTCTGTATTGAGTGTTACGTCAACTGccgaagaaaataattataacgatgTTCAAGTAGAAGTTGTAGAAGTTGTTGAACCAAAAGAAGTAGCAGAAACTAGTGCTTATGGAAATTCTGGATTCAGCATCTACTCATCATATTTCTCTGCTGGTGGACACAATtgcaaaatactattatttttattgatatgtaTCTTTACTCAAGTACTATCTTCAAGTGGTGATTATTGGATAACTTActg gaTAAATTTAGAAGAACATGTTTTTCTAtcaaatttacaaaacaaaaataataatagtccaTTGCCAAGCAATCCATCTAATACATTAATTCCATGGACAGTATCTCGTAAAACATGTATTATCGTGTTTACTGTGATtacattatctattataatatccacATTAGTTAGATCAGCTTTATTTGTATCAGTATGCACAACATCTTCTACAAATCTACATCATCGTATGTTAAAGTCAATCATAAGAGCTACAatgaattttttcaataaaaatccaTCAG GACGAATACTTAATCGTTTTTCAAAAGATATAGGTTCTATTGATGAAATGTTACCCTTCGTATTGATGGATGTAAtacaa aTTGGATTGTTTGTGAttggaatattaataattgtaggaATAACGAATCCCTACCTTATTCTACCAACATTAATCatagtattcatatttttcaaaataagaaaTGTTTATAAGACAATATCACAAAGTATTAAACGTTTAGAAGGAGTCa cAAGAAGTCCCGTGTTTACTCATTTAAACGCATCACTTCAAGGAATAACAACTATAAGAGCATTTGAAGCTGAACAAATTCTTTCAACGGAGTTTTCTATCCATCAA GATTTACATTCTTCGgcttggtatttatttatttcttcaaaCAGAGCATTTGGATTTTGGTTGGATTTAACCtgccttatatatataagtatcgtGACCTTCTGTTTGTTACTCATTAGCAATG acACATATAGTGGAAATATTGGTCTTGCTATAACTCAGTCAATAGGACTAATTGGTTTGTTTCAATGGGGAATGAGACGATCGGTGGAGCTGGACAATCAAATGGCATCTGTTGAAAGAGTAGTCGAGTACACAGCTTTACCCCAAGAACCAGCACTAGAATCACCTCAAT ATAAAAAACCACCAAAGAAATGGCCTGACAAAGGccgaataacatttaataacttttttctaCGATATGACATAGGTATGCCTTATGTTTTAAGCAATCTCAACATAACTATTGAACCTAtggaaaaa atTGGAATTGTCGGTAGAACTGGTGCAGGTAAATCATCGTTAATTGGGGCTTTGTTTAGATTAGCTCTAAATGAAGGCAATATTACTATCgacaattttgaaatacatgAGTTGGGACTACATGAATTACGGTCCAAGCTTACTTTTATTCCTCAAGAACCAGTTTTATTTTCAGGAACCATACGCAATAATTTAGACTTGTATGATGAATATTCCGATCATGAAATTTGGAGtgtattaaatgaa gTAGAACTTAAGGATGTTGTGGATGATTTACCAAATGGTCTAAACTCGAAAATGTCCGATGGTGGATCAAACTTTAGTGTTGGTCAAAGACAATTACTATGTTTGGCTAGagcaattttgaaaaacaataaaattcttGTCTTGGATGAAGTAACAGCAAATGTTGATCATCG aacAGATGCATTAATCCAAAacacgattaaaaataaatttcgaaTGTGTACAGTATTAACAATTGCTCATCGTTTAAATACTGTAATGGACTCTGACAAGATACTTGTAATGGACGGTGGAACTGTAGTAGAATTTGATCATCCATTTAGATTGTTAAAAAACCCTAACggatatttctataaaatggtGAAACAAAGTGATTACAATACAGCGCGTTTGTTATACAAAACGGTTGCAGAG AACTACAAGAATATTGATATACGAAGAATAAAGCATCAATAA